In Montipora foliosa isolate CH-2021 chromosome 9, ASM3666993v2, whole genome shotgun sequence, the DNA window AGAACATTAGTTTGGTCTGTCCTTCCATCACTTTGGCCAAAAGATCCAGGAAAGCTTTGCAGGTTACAACATAGTTAGAAACTTTTATTATTTGAGAAGCCTTATTAAACAATGGCTATCGGATTTGGAATTGTGACTGTCGCAATCCTCGCAACTTTCGCCAAGTGTTTCTCAAAGCTCTGGTTTGTATGGGTAATTGGAATTTTGATCGCTTTCGAAATCGGTATGTTCATCAACGCtggaaatcaaaagaaatttggggAGAAGGTAGAGCTGGGACCAGGTTCAAAGACCTCTGGCTCTGTTTTGAAAGAGGAAGTTCCAGCGTCTGACGGACCAAACAAAGcttaaaactgaaaactgaacGCACTTGGAATTACCAAGTTACCGACTGGAGCCTATACATCAAAGAAAAACAGTAGAACGCTCcgttttaaatgtttttgttctcGTATATAGTTCGTCGGAAAGTTCTGTGCTTCAAGATGTCCGGCAGCAGATGATTCGGTTTCTATTCTTTCATTTACCAAGAGAGAAGATGAGAAAATTATCTTTTTCGCACTGGCTTCAAACTGATGCTTTCCAGCTTCATGTCGAGTAATAGACAGGACAAGAGAGAGATTAAAATGGGAAATTATCATCTCAATGAGACGAGACGAGTGACATTGCCAATGAAGCACATGGGTCCTGTCTTCTATCCGTAGAATTTTTGTTTATCGAGGTTTCacttcttcagttttttttttttgcaaattaagGACTTATTGCCAGCAGCTAGATAATGCGATGAATCAAACTCGATGTAAAAGTCACCCGCCATGTCTTTTAAAACTTTCTTCGTGAGGTGATCTGATGTTTTCGGTTATAAAAATGTACTAGCAGCTTCAACATCAGGATCAACAGGCGCCCATGAAGACAATAGCTTTTTTTCTGgtttaataaaaatgtttcaCTAATAAATTTACACCACTTAATAATAGACAGTTTGCTGTGTCAGACCAGCCTGATTTCCTTCACTTGTATCACAATGTCAGCTCAATGTCTTTCCACTTGCGGATGAAAAACACCATTTTGCAGAGCGGCTAAGTATAATGGATTATTACTACCGGCACCTCTTACTTTTGAGGGGCCTCTTTAATTTCGATAGGCTGGTGAGGTGGGTGGACAAGAAGCAGTCCCTATTTCGGCGCTTTAATCCCACGAGAGCGACGTGAGAGTATTAACAAGCGTGCTGGGAATGTAGCCATTCACGCGAAATCTAGGCGCTAAGAGGGGCATTCAATTTCGCGTGGCCATTTTTCCCTCgatcttgttttcattttcgtgTCGCGCTGGAAGGATCAAAGTGGCCAAAGAGAGACTGTTTGTAGTCTGTGTGAGGGGTGAAAAGAAAGCGTACAGAAGCTGGGagtcaaggaaaggaaagcgCGTGGGGAATACTGGGAAGAGAGAGGAACCGAGTTCTCGACGCTCCCTTCTTTTCTCCATTCCCTATCGTCTGCCGTGCGtggtatttttcttttcgttttcttgttcCACTGAATGAGCCTCTGCGTGGGAGAGAGTGGCTGCCCTCATACTTTAAGCATGTGTTTGTTGACCGGCGTTAAATCAGCGTTAAAATGTCGGAAATTTCGTTTTATTCAGCCTGATAAAATGTCCCACTGGTGGGACTCGGAGACAAGTTCGTGGCTGCGTGAACGCGAAGTTCACGTGAGAAAAAGCGTTTACCTTTTGCGTTCTTCCTTCGCGCCGAGTTTCACGCCATTTACGGAGGCCGAGCGACATGAAGTCATTTTAATCCGACGGATATATACGGTGCTCGAAATTAGCAGTCGTGCGGTCGTCCCAGACGACTAAAAAGTACCGGACGACTAGTTTTCggtaaaataaaaaggttttgGTTACCCGTAGAAAAAACAACGGACATCCCAGCCAAAAACAGAATATGTATTTCATAAGCAGCATCCGACTCACTCGACGGTTTTCCGACTGTTTTCAATGTCTGACAGTAGTGCGAAGTtaacaattataattattatacattggtgtcaccagctcgattttgattggctataagcacgcagctaattcttgcttgctctgtttctcttacgtcatacctacaaacaatagattttatatatgtagaattgacgtcatacctacaggcAATacttttatgcatgcagaagtgacgtcacctaacacactaaccagcagtttgatcagttttgtcatggcggagctcagttgaggaatatgcataataaaacaattattgaattcggttttcgcatgttagcatgttgaattcggttttcgcgtgtcagtttgtgttatccgcttcagccttcggcttcagcagataacacaaactttggccttgataattatcgctaacatgctcaacctcatccaataattgttaattaactgtcgtaaaaaaggttgctgttattcatcgtggtgaagtgcaataataataaagtattctcgtttgtctcacgatgtcaGTTTACCGCAGTTGAGCATTTCCCATGTTTTTGATTTCTGTggcaattacaaaaaaatatcaGATAGGAATATTCACATGTTCACATGTAGATGGCGATGGAGACCGAAAACTCAATTTTCAAAATGCTAAAACTTAAACccagacttccacaaaaaaaaaaccacaggcGCACACTTAAACTATGGGATACTCAAGCTCCAACGCCATGCAATTGTATCTCAACACGACCTGCATTAATCGCGTGGGGTTTACCAATGGGCAAAcaagcatttatcagggcaaccaaatttgCGGGTTTAGTTGTCCAGCTTTTGCAACAGGGACAACctgtatttttttgtatttcgaGCACTTTATAGATATCAGATTGACTTAATCAACGCAAAGATCAAGCAGAATGGGGAGGTTCCAGCCAGTCCCCTTTGAGTGATGTAATGCAAAACTAAAGCAAttggctaattactttcgacactcaattaaaaactgCTCTATGGCagaatagagtggttttcaattgagtgtcgagagtaattagcaaattgccttggtttatgattacttcactcagtgattggttcaaagttctcgcgccattttttcaaccaatcagaagtgaaaccaaaaccaatcgtggctcgcgcgtgcacattttcccgcgctttgtgtcggctacgtgtcattacttcgagttttgattggtttaccggattgtctccgtcctttctgattggctaaagtaattactttggttttggttttacgacactcaattgaaaatcactctatTTGTTTACCTTGTGTTGCCTAATTAGCACAaggctatcgttttctaatcagtcagccaagaataaagtactgaagaTTGAAAGtacattgcataatgagctatctctgacaATTTTAACCCGATGTAACAGATAATCTGTGAgtaatgatgctttgaaattttacaaagaatgtatagGATTATAGCAGCCGGTGGGCCAGCCCTCTCGCAGAGCGAACTTTTTGTTTCTTATGTAAACATTTTTACAGGAAGTGTTTGAAACGTTGGCTCGCCCAGAGTAGCTCGGTTGGGAGAGTGACTCTACTAGCCGCATAAATGGGTTTTCAGACTGTGTctcaaaaatttgaaagtaaaagaATAAACGAATAAAGCCTGTTTGGACGTTTAAGCAATAAACCTTCAATCAATAAGTTGATCATTATGCCACAAAGTacattttggaaaatttgaGAACGCGTATGCAATGTGGCTTAGTGTAAAATGGGTCCTTGACGTTTTAAACACGTTTCGTTCCCTCTGAAAATTAATAGGAACCAATTCTTCGTCTTCTAAAGGAGCTACCACTCTTATCATTACCCTGGTAACCTGTTTATCTGAATGGCAAAATTTCAGTCCAGCCACAGGAGAGACGAAAGGCTTAAACTTTCATCCTACTCAAATCCACAGAACGCACGAAACTGACATGCGCAGTTGCATGACATTCGACCAAAGTGACGTGGCTGATCCATACGGAGAAAGTGGTCACCAGTCAGAGTCATGATCCTGTGTTAAGAACCGAGATATCGGTTACCAAACCAGCCCGATTTTCAATATGGACACATCGACTGGTGGAGAAGTGGACGGTTAAGCCTCACAAGTTTTCCAGCGTCAGTTCATTGGTGAATCAAAGTTGAAGTTAAATGGTATCGTGATAGAGGTTTTCCGTTGTATAGCTGAATCTTCTGAAGCTGACTATACAACTGTTGTTGTTCTCAACTCGTTAAAATCCGTAAATGTCAATGGTATCGTCAAAGTCGTTCTGTTGGCAACACTTAAGTCATGGAGTAGTGTCTTCCATGCCTCATTTGTGGAGTTACGTCTTTAGATGTAAGTGCCACGAAAAACCCGTACTCGCCTGCAGATGGAGAAAGCGACGTAGATGACAGAGAACCAGTGGACGAGGAGCCCATGCTTTGACGCTTTCGACGCATCTTTTCCAAATTTCTCACCCCGGGAAAATCAGCGGAAAGTCGGATTAGCTTCGGTCGGCTATAACTAAATTTGGCGGGATCTCCCTTCTTGGAGGAATTATATGCCGAAGATGTTTCCGATGCGGCATCATCGCTACCGGCATCGTAACCGATGGAGCTCCGGTCATCGTTGGTGTATTCTGGAGTCGGAGGATCTATCCACAGCTCTTGAAGGCGTGTCGCTATGTCATCATTACTCCGCACGGACTCGGAATAATTTTGATGGAAGGTAGGGAGCGTAGCCGAAGATAGTCTGTCATCTTCGTTGTCGTCTGCGAAAACGACATCTTCGTAAGCTAGTGTTGGTGGAGCTGATTTCGGGCGTTCGGGTTTCTTTTGTGCTCCCGAAACGACCGTCCAGCCAGCAATATGCGATCGAGGTGCAGTGGAATCAAAACGATGCGTGTATTGAGAGACGTACATCTCTTTCATTGCACCGTTTTTCAACGAAAGATCATCCACAGGAAAGCGTAGGTCTTCCGTGTGCACGTCTTCACGGCGCACTGCATCCACCGTTTCCTCAACCGCTTCTGGAATTGGTTTCATTTTGACACGATACAAATCTGGTATGGACAGTGAACGCTTGCTTTGACCAAGATTGCCAGACATACCACACATTCGAAGTTCGATGCGGTCCGGCAACGGTGCTTTGGAAGCTATGAAGTAGTTGCCCTCGGAGACCACGGAAATGTACTTTTTACAAGGTGAACGAGTCGGTTTTGGTCCATTCATAGCCCGCGCTTCTTTCCAGTCTCGAGAAAGGTCGGCTCGCTTTTCCTTCCGCCAGGGATACGATCGTTGCAAATCACTTCTTTCAGAATGTGCTCTCATGTTATCGGTCCTGGTGAGAAATGCAAGTGGGAAACAATTCAGTCCGATATGATAATTAAAAGACCGATAAAGATTAACTTTTTCTGTGTGTCAGTTGATAACTACCAAACTTGGCAAAGAGGGAACAAACTCAAAAAATTCTCACTTCTATCCAGCTACTCTTGAACGTTTAAACATTAcactatttttattttgcatttgtAAAGAGTTTGAACATTACTTGTTGAAGTGAGATCGAGGGTTTCGTAGAAATATGAATAGAAGAACCGACCTAGAAATGATCAAACTCTGAGCATAACTTCCGCTCAGGTTCTCGAAACGAAAGTCCCAGTCTCGGGTACTTCTGAGAGGTACTTCTCATATCATGAGTTTTGAGTAAAATTTTACTGCTTCCTACAAACCAAATCCAGATATAGCAAAAATGACTTATATCCGAAGAAGACATAAGCGGCTGTCACGGTACTCACTCGAAAGATTCGCGAATTTTAGTGCCACAAAAAGTACCAAAATGAAGAGCTCACAGCATCGTAAAGTACGCGAGGCCGAAAAACAATATgggttgggggaggggggtcgGTCAAGTATCAgggttggtgcagtggtgagagcatgcGCAAAGTTTATTGGTTTTCTAGTTTTTCTCTCGGTAGTCCACTTTTCGCATCTCATCAATAATCACTGAACATTCGTTTGACCCACTTTGATTTTACTTGATTTGACTTGCTTTCTCGTAATTAGTAGAGAAGTTCTGCTCGCAATATgtaaaactaataataatacgtAGAGCGCTTCACACATGAGTAAttaaaagcttaaaaaacttaaaatacaaaaatatatcTGTACAGATCAAAGATGACAGAATATTAAGCGACATGTATTACAAATGAAAATTACAAAGATAGATATAGTAAGGTAAATTGAAAAGGCAAatctttaaatttcatttaaaaacaGAACAATTTGGACGAGTGCGTTATCTTGCGTGACCCAGAGTGGAAAGAGCTTATTTAGACGTATAGAAGTAATCATTATTGATATGTCAATCGACATACTATTAAAATCAAAATTAGTGGAAAACCATTGCAATGAGGACACAAAGAAAACCTACGAATATGTGAcaacgaaaaaataaaaatgtagcGCAGGTTACACTGGAAAgcagcaaatttaatttaagacTCCTTCGAAAAAAAATATCTTGCAACCAATCCAGTCTGAGAGCTTTCGGACAGACAGCTTCAGCTGGGTGCACTATTTGATGTTCGTAAAGAGGCCTAGGCTTTAGCTAAGACGCGTTAATAGAAACTCAAATATGCTTCCGAAGTTACCTcaatttgtctgtaaatttccTTGGAGCGCAAACCTATATTCCAAAAAAAATGAGGAATATGTTGTTCTCACGTCAACTATGATCAATCTTCAAGCAACATAAAATTGTCTAGCAAATTCTGAATTGCCGAACGCTATAATGTTCTTTGGCGTTCGTTCCCACGCTCTTTGGTGGGAATCATGCAAATAAATAGATCTTTTCACAAAAGGAAGTCTGAAATCATTGTTAGCACACTCCAGGATAGGAACAACAGCTTCAAATGCACTGAGGCGTGACTCGAACTATAAATGGTCAACTGACATGTAATGGTGGCTCGACATAAAAGGTACTTTAATTCAGAGCAGAGAGCAGAAACCAGTGGAGTGTTTCAACACACTTGGGTG includes these proteins:
- the LOC137969464 gene encoding uncharacterized protein, which codes for MRAHSERSDLQRSYPWRKEKRADLSRDWKEARAMNGPKPTRSPCKKYISVVSEGNYFIASKAPLPDRIELRMCGMSGNLGQSKRSLSIPDLYRVKMKPIPEAVEETVDAVRREDVHTEDLRFPVDDLSLKNGAMKEMYVSQYTHRFDSTAPRSHIAGWTVVSGAQKKPERPKSAPPTLAYEDVVFADDNEDDRLSSATLPTFHQNYSESVRSNDDIATRLQELWIDPPTPEYTNDDRSSIGYDAGSDDAASETSSAYNSSKKGDPAKFSYSRPKLIRLSADFPGVRNLEKMRRKRQSMGSSSTGSLSSTSLSPSAGEYGFFVALTSKDVTPQMRHGRHYSMT